One part of the Arabidopsis thaliana chromosome 1 sequence genome encodes these proteins:
- the ISPF gene encoding isoprenoid F (isoprenoid F (ISPF); FUNCTIONS IN: 2-C-methyl-D-erythritol 2,4-cyclodiphosphate synthase activity; INVOLVED IN: chlorophyll biosynthetic process, carotenoid biosynthetic process, response to light stimulus, isopentenyl diphosphate biosynthetic process, mevalonate-independent pathway; LOCATED IN: chloroplast stroma, chloroplast; EXPRESSED IN: 23 plant structures; EXPRESSED DURING: 13 growth stages; CONTAINS InterPro DOMAIN/s: 2-C-methyl-D-erythritol 2,4-cyclodiphosphate synthase, conserved site (InterPro:IPR020555), 2-C-methyl-D-erythritol 2,4-cyclodiphosphate synthase, core (InterPro:IPR003526); Has 6473 Blast hits to 6472 proteins in 2098 species: Archae - 0; Bacteria - 4326; Metazoa - 0; Fungi - 4; Plants - 64; Viruses - 0; Other Eukaryotes - 2079 (source: NCBI BLink).) — protein sequence MATSSTQLLLSSSSLFHSQITKKPFLLPATKIGVWRPKKSLSLSCRPSASVSAASSAVDVNESVTSEKPTKTLPFRIGHGFDLHRLEPGYPLIIGGIVIPHDRGCEAHSDGDVLLHCVVDAILGALGLPDIGQIFPDSDPKWKGAASSVFIKEAVRLMDEAGYEIGNLDATLILQRPKISPHKETIRSNLSKLLGADPSVVNLKAKTHEKVDSLGENRSIAAHTVILLMKK from the exons ATGGCTACTTCTTCTACTCAGCTTCtactgtcttcttcttctttgtttcacTCTCAAATTACCAAAAAGCCATTCCTTCTCCCGGCGACGAAGATCGGCGTTTGGAGACCGAAGAAGTCTCTCTCGTTATCATGTCGTCCTTCAGCCTCGGTTTCAGCTGCTTCTTCCGCCGTCGACGTCAATGAATCTGTGACTTCAGAGAAACCAACCAAAACGCTTCCGTTTCGAATCGGTCATGGTTTCGATCTACATCGTTTAGAGCCAGGGTATCCTCTGATCATCGGTGGGATTGTTATTCCTCATGATAGAGGCTGCGAAGCTCACTCCGATG GCGATGTGTTACTTCATTGTGTAGTGGATGCAATTTTGGGAGCACTAGGCCTTCCAGATATAGGTCAGATTTTCCCTGACTCTGATCCTAAATGGAAAGGAGCTGCTTCTTCTGTATTCATCAAAGAAGCT GTGAGACTCATGGACGAGGCAGGGTATGAGATAGGAAACCTAGACGCGACGTTGATTCTCCAGAGACCAAAAATTAGTCCACACAAAGAGACAATCCGATCCAATCTGTCCAAGCTTCTTGGAGCAGATCCTTCTGTAGTGAACTTGAAAGCCAAAACACATGAGAAAGTTGATAGCCTCGGAGAAAACAGAAGCATAGCAGCTCACACTGTTATTCTCCTCATGAAGAAATAG
- a CDS encoding Copper transport protein family: MVVLLLITLSLQKMVVMINVCDERSKEKVIQTVASCSGITTITMDSKEGKLTVIGEFDEMQILKKLKKRWESAKMATFGPFDPKKEAETAAAAEKKKKEENEREREREREEALYRSQSHHDTPVCPMHHHTTIVCDHDHGCIIS, encoded by the exons AtggttgttcttcttctaatcACACTTTCTCTACAGAAAATGGTGGTGATGATAAATGTTTGCGACGAGAGGTCTAAGGAGAAAGTCATCCAAACAGTAGCTAGCTGTTCAG GAATTACAACTATTACCATGGATTCAAAAGAAGGGAAGTTAACGGTGATTGGTGAGTTTGACGAAATGCAGATTctcaaaaaactcaaaaagagaTGGGAGAGTGCGAAAATGGCTACATTTGGCCCGTTCGATCCGAAGAAGGAAGCGGAAACCGCTGCAGCTgcggaaaagaagaagaaagaagaaaatgaacgTGAACGTGAACGTGAACGTGAAGAAGCTCTTTACCGGTCTCAGTCTCACCATGACACTCCGGTTTGTCCAATGCATCATCACACTACTATTGTGTGCGATCATGATCACGGCTGTATAATCTCTTAA
- the SPO11-2 gene encoding sporulation 11-2 (sporulation 11-2 (SPO11-2); FUNCTIONS IN: DNA topoisomerase (ATP-hydrolyzing) activity, DNA binding, catalytic activity, ATP binding; INVOLVED IN: in 11 processes; LOCATED IN: chromosome; CONTAINS InterPro DOMAIN/s: Spo11/DNA topoisomerase VI, subunit A, N-terminal (InterPro:IPR013049), Spo11/DNA topoisomerase VI, subunit A (InterPro:IPR002815); BEST Arabidopsis thaliana protein match is: Spo11/DNA topoisomerase VI, subunit A protein (TAIR:AT5G02820.1); Has 890 Blast hits to 889 proteins in 304 species: Archae - 214; Bacteria - 14; Metazoa - 169; Fungi - 107; Plants - 162; Viruses - 0; Other Eukaryotes - 224 (source: NCBI BLink).): MEESSGLSSMKFFSDQHLSYADILLPHEARARIEVSVLNLLRILNSPDPAISDLSLINRKRSNSCINKGILTDVSYIFLSTSFTKSSLTNAKTAKAFVRVWKVMEICFQILLQEKRVTQRELFYKLLCDSPDYFSSQIEVNRSVQDVVALLRCSRYSLGIMASSRGLVAGRLFLQEPGKEAVDCSACGSSGFAITGDLNLLDNTIMRTDARYIIIVEKHAIFHRLVEDRVFNHIPCVFITAKGYPDIATRFFLHRMSTTFPDLPILVLVDWNPAGLAILCTFKFGSIGMGLEAYRYACNVKWIGLRGDDLNLIPEESLVPLKPKDSQIAKSLLSSKILQENYIEELSLMVQTGKRAEIEALYCHGYNYLGKYIATKIVQGKYI; the protein is encoded by the exons atggAGGAAAGTTCAGGACTATCATCGATGAAGTTCTTCTCCGATCAACACCTCTCTTACGCTGacattcttcttcctcacgaA GCTCGTGCTAGAATCGAAGTTTCTGTTCTCAATCTCCTCCGAATTTTGAACTCCCCAGATCCAGCTATCTCCGATCTCTCTCTG ATCAATAGGAAGAGAAGCAATAGTTGTATAAACAAAGGGATACTCACAgatgtttcatatatattcctCTCTACTTCGTTTACTAAGAGTTCATTGACGAATGCTAAAACAGCTAAAGCTTTTGTTCGTG TGTGGAAAGTTATGGAAATATGCTTTCAGATTCTGCTTCAAGAGAAACGAGTCACACAAAGAGAGCTCTTCTATAAGTTGCTTTGTGATTCACCTGATTACTTTTCATCTCAGATTGAAGTTAACAGAAGTGTCCAAG ATGTGGTAGCACTTCTACGTTGTAGTAGATACAGTCTTGGTATTATGGCTTCAAGCAGAGGCCTTGTTGCTGGAAGGTTATTTCTACAA GAACCAGGTAAGGAAGCTGTAGATTGTTCGGCCTGTGGTTCTTCAGGTTTTGCTATAACTGGAGACTTGAATTTGCTAGACAATACCATCATGAGAACTGATGCTCGTTATATCATTATTGTGGAAAAG CATGCGATCTTTCATCGGCTCGTGGAAGATCGTGTGTTCAATCACATTCCTTGCGTGTTCATCACAGCGAAAGGGTATCCGGATATTGCCACAAG GTTTTTCCTCCACCGGATGAGCACAACTTTTCCTGATCTGCCAATTCTTGTTCTAGTTGATTG GAATCCAGCTGGGTTAGCTATACTATGCACCTTCAAGTTTGGAAGCATAGGGATGGGACTTGAAGCATACAGATACG CTTGCAATGTGAAGTGGATTGGTCTCCGAGGAGATGATCTGAATCTGATACCAGAAGAGTCTTTGGTTCCCTTAAAGCCAAAAGATTCACAGATTGCTAAGAGCTTATTGTCCTCCAAAATATTGCAG GAAAACTACATAGAGGAGTTGTCACTGATGGTTCAAACTGGTAAAAGAGCGGAAATTGAAGCTCTCTATTGTCATGGTTATAATTATCTCGGTAAATATATAGCTACCAAGATCGTGCAAGGCAAATACATATAA
- a CDS encoding D111/G-patch domain-containing protein (D111/G-patch domain-containing protein; FUNCTIONS IN: nucleic acid binding; INVOLVED IN: biological_process unknown; LOCATED IN: intracellular; EXPRESSED IN: 23 plant structures; EXPRESSED DURING: 13 growth stages; CONTAINS InterPro DOMAIN/s: D111/G-patch (InterPro:IPR000467); Has 18077 Blast hits to 9113 proteins in 508 species: Archae - 9; Bacteria - 1331; Metazoa - 6165; Fungi - 2709; Plants - 1373; Viruses - 248; Other Eukaryotes - 6242 (source: NCBI BLink).) → MAAPEAPVKYVGICKDSAAFKLMKSMGWEEGEGLGKDKQGIKGYVRVTNKQDTSGVGLDKPNPWAFDTTQFDNILKKLKVQAAPTKTSKNDDDSDKEDESEDDAVKSEPAKLKTVAKVTRPQGRYKRREKGKLVNSYSSKDLEGILVKRTEDPSPAVCDIADSMDIEIISEDQDASIKEQKIEEPSSNWWGFKSGFVSGGLLGAKSGKKKLKASERKMFSENDQENLYNMVQDKATAGKQGLGIKDRPKKIAGVRYEGKKTSFDNSDDDDDDDDDDDEEDEEEDEDESEADDDDKDSVIESSLPAKRKHDEIIEPKIKLKNLCKQIVKKDAGKGGFMKLKQLKSLIDEQAPSVLSEFSSRKDAIAYLKLKLERSGKFVVEGKKISLVSSKK, encoded by the exons ATGGCGGCGCCGGAAGCTCCGGTTAAGTACGTCGGAATATGTAAGGATTCCGCCGCTTTCAAGCTTATGAAATCGATG GGTtgggaagaaggagaaggactTGGTAAAGATAAGCAAGGTATCAAAGGTTATGTGAGAGTTACGAACAAACAAGATACATCtg GTGTTGGTCTTGATAAGCCAAATCCATGGGCATTTGATACAACTCAGTTCGATAACATTCtcaagaaattgaaagtg CAAGCTGCTCCTACCAAGACTAGCAAGAATGATGATG ATTCAGATAAGGAAGATGAAAGTGAAGATGATGCTGTCAAATCTGAGCCTGCCAAGTTGAAGACCGTTGCTAAAGTCACTCGTCCACAAGGAAGGTATAAACGTAGAGAGAAAGGGAAGCTTGTCAATTCATACTCGTCTAAAGATCTTGAAGGAATACTG GTTAAGCGAACTGAGGATCCTTCTCCTGCAGTTTGTGACATAGCCGATTCTATGGATATTGAAATTATATCTGAGGACCAAGATGCTAGTATTAAAG AACAGAAAATTGAAGAACCTTCTTCGAACTGGTGGGGATTTAAATCCGGGTTTGTCTCGGGTGGTCTTCTGGGGGCCAAGTCGggcaaaaagaaattaaaagctAGCGAGAGAAAAATGTTTAGTGAGAATGATCAAGAGAATCTTTACAACATGGTTCAG GATAAAGCCACAGCGGGAAAACAAGGACTGGGTATCAAAGACCGGCCAAAGAAAATAGCTGGTGTTCGTTACGAAGGGAAGAAAACCTCTTTTGATAacagtgatgatgatgatgatgatgatgatgatgatgacgaagaagacgaagaggaagatgaagacgaGAGTGAagcagatgatgatgacaaggACTCTGTAATTGAAAGTTCTCTTCCCGCGAAAAGGAAGCACGATGAAATCATTGAACCCAAAATCAAGTTAAAGAACCTGTGCAAGCAGATTGTTAAAAAG GATGCTGGTAAAGGTGGATTCATGAAGCTGAAACAGCTAAAATCTCTGATCGATGAACAAGCACCATCAGTTCTTTCAGagttttcttcaagaaaagaTGCTATTGCTTACTTGAAACTTAAG CTGGAGCGAAGTGGCAAGTTTGTTGTGGAGGGAAAGAAGATTAGTCTTGTATCAAGCAAGAAGTGA
- a CDS encoding D111/G-patch domain-containing protein (D111/G-patch domain-containing protein; FUNCTIONS IN: nucleic acid binding; INVOLVED IN: biological_process unknown; LOCATED IN: intracellular; EXPRESSED IN: 23 plant structures; EXPRESSED DURING: 13 growth stages; CONTAINS InterPro DOMAIN/s: D111/G-patch (InterPro:IPR000467); Has 35333 Blast hits to 34131 proteins in 2444 species: Archae - 798; Bacteria - 22429; Metazoa - 974; Fungi - 991; Plants - 531; Viruses - 0; Other Eukaryotes - 9610 (source: NCBI BLink).): protein MAAPEAPVKYVGICKDSAAFKLMKSMGWEEGEGLGKDKQGIKGYVRVTNKQDTSGVGLDKPNPWAFDTTQFDNILKKLKVQAAPTKTSKNDDDKEDESEDDAVKSEPAKLKTVAKVTRPQGRYKRREKGKLVNSYSSKDLEGILVKRTEDPSPAVCDIADSMDIEIISEDQDASIKEQKIEEPSSNWWGFKSGFVSGGLLGAKSGKKKLKASERKMFSENDQENLYNMVQDKATAGKQGLGIKDRPKKIAGVRYEGKKTSFDNSDDDDDDDDDDDEEDEEEDEDESEADDDDKDSVIESSLPAKRKHDEIIEPKIKLKNLCKQIVKKDAGKGGFMKLKQLKSLIDEQAPSVLSEFSSRKDAIAYLKLKLERSGKFVVEGKKISLVSSKK, encoded by the exons ATGGCGGCGCCGGAAGCTCCGGTTAAGTACGTCGGAATATGTAAGGATTCCGCCGCTTTCAAGCTTATGAAATCGATG GGTtgggaagaaggagaaggactTGGTAAAGATAAGCAAGGTATCAAAGGTTATGTGAGAGTTACGAACAAACAAGATACATCtg GTGTTGGTCTTGATAAGCCAAATCCATGGGCATTTGATACAACTCAGTTCGATAACATTCtcaagaaattgaaagtg CAAGCTGCTCCTACCAAGACTAGCAAGAATGATGATG ATAAGGAAGATGAAAGTGAAGATGATGCTGTCAAATCTGAGCCTGCCAAGTTGAAGACCGTTGCTAAAGTCACTCGTCCACAAGGAAGGTATAAACGTAGAGAGAAAGGGAAGCTTGTCAATTCATACTCGTCTAAAGATCTTGAAGGAATACTG GTTAAGCGAACTGAGGATCCTTCTCCTGCAGTTTGTGACATAGCCGATTCTATGGATATTGAAATTATATCTGAGGACCAAGATGCTAGTATTAAAG AACAGAAAATTGAAGAACCTTCTTCGAACTGGTGGGGATTTAAATCCGGGTTTGTCTCGGGTGGTCTTCTGGGGGCCAAGTCGggcaaaaagaaattaaaagctAGCGAGAGAAAAATGTTTAGTGAGAATGATCAAGAGAATCTTTACAACATGGTTCAG GATAAAGCCACAGCGGGAAAACAAGGACTGGGTATCAAAGACCGGCCAAAGAAAATAGCTGGTGTTCGTTACGAAGGGAAGAAAACCTCTTTTGATAacagtgatgatgatgatgatgatgatgatgatgatgacgaagaagacgaagaggaagatgaagacgaGAGTGAagcagatgatgatgacaaggACTCTGTAATTGAAAGTTCTCTTCCCGCGAAAAGGAAGCACGATGAAATCATTGAACCCAAAATCAAGTTAAAGAACCTGTGCAAGCAGATTGTTAAAAAG GATGCTGGTAAAGGTGGATTCATGAAGCTGAAACAGCTAAAATCTCTGATCGATGAACAAGCACCATCAGTTCTTTCAGagttttcttcaagaaaagaTGCTATTGCTTACTTGAAACTTAAG CTGGAGCGAAGTGGCAAGTTTGTTGTGGAGGGAAAGAAGATTAGTCTTGTATCAAGCAAGAAGTGA
- the ISPF gene encoding isoprenoid F (isoprenoid F (ISPF); FUNCTIONS IN: 2-C-methyl-D-erythritol 2,4-cyclodiphosphate synthase activity; INVOLVED IN: chlorophyll biosynthetic process, carotenoid biosynthetic process, response to light stimulus, isopentenyl diphosphate biosynthetic process, mevalonate-independent pathway; LOCATED IN: chloroplast; EXPRESSED IN: 23 plant structures; EXPRESSED DURING: 13 growth stages; CONTAINS InterPro DOMAIN/s: 2-C-methyl-D-erythritol 2,4-cyclodiphosphate synthase, core (InterPro:IPR003526); Has 6449 Blast hits to 6448 proteins in 2092 species: Archae - 0; Bacteria - 4352; Metazoa - 0; Fungi - 4; Plants - 64; Viruses - 0; Other Eukaryotes - 2029 (source: NCBI BLink).) encodes MATSSTQLLLSSSSLFHSQITKKPFLLPATKIGVWRPKKSLSLSCRPSASVSAASSAVDVNESVTSEKPTKTLPFRIGHGFDLHRLEPGYPLIIGGIVIPHDRGCEAHSDGDVLLHCVVDAILGALGLPDIGQIFPDSDPKWKGAASSVFIKEAVRFRRLP; translated from the exons ATGGCTACTTCTTCTACTCAGCTTCtactgtcttcttcttctttgtttcacTCTCAAATTACCAAAAAGCCATTCCTTCTCCCGGCGACGAAGATCGGCGTTTGGAGACCGAAGAAGTCTCTCTCGTTATCATGTCGTCCTTCAGCCTCGGTTTCAGCTGCTTCTTCCGCCGTCGACGTCAATGAATCTGTGACTTCAGAGAAACCAACCAAAACGCTTCCGTTTCGAATCGGTCATGGTTTCGATCTACATCGTTTAGAGCCAGGGTATCCTCTGATCATCGGTGGGATTGTTATTCCTCATGATAGAGGCTGCGAAGCTCACTCCGATG GCGATGTGTTACTTCATTGTGTAGTGGATGCAATTTTGGGAGCACTAGGCCTTCCAGATATAGGTCAGATTTTCCCTGACTCTGATCCTAAATGGAAAGGAGCTGCTTCTTCTGTATTCATCAAAGAAGCTGTAAGATTTCGACGCTTACCTTGA
- the SPO11-2 gene encoding sporulation 11-2: protein MEESSGLSSMKFFSDQHLSYADILLPHEARARIEVSVLNLLRILNSPDPAISDLSLINRKRSNSCINKGILTDVSYIFLSTSFTKSSLTNAKTAKAFVRVWKVMEICFQILLQEKRVTQRELFYKLLCDSPDYFSSQIEVNRSVQDVVALLRCSRYSLGIMASSRGLVAGRLFLQEPGKEAVDCSACGSSGFAITGDLNLLDNTIMRTDARYIIIVEKHAIFHRLVEDRVFNHIPCVFITAKGYPDIATRFFLHRMSTTFPDLPILVLVDW from the exons atggAGGAAAGTTCAGGACTATCATCGATGAAGTTCTTCTCCGATCAACACCTCTCTTACGCTGacattcttcttcctcacgaA GCTCGTGCTAGAATCGAAGTTTCTGTTCTCAATCTCCTCCGAATTTTGAACTCCCCAGATCCAGCTATCTCCGATCTCTCTCTG ATCAATAGGAAGAGAAGCAATAGTTGTATAAACAAAGGGATACTCACAgatgtttcatatatattcctCTCTACTTCGTTTACTAAGAGTTCATTGACGAATGCTAAAACAGCTAAAGCTTTTGTTCGTG TGTGGAAAGTTATGGAAATATGCTTTCAGATTCTGCTTCAAGAGAAACGAGTCACACAAAGAGAGCTCTTCTATAAGTTGCTTTGTGATTCACCTGATTACTTTTCATCTCAGATTGAAGTTAACAGAAGTGTCCAAG ATGTGGTAGCACTTCTACGTTGTAGTAGATACAGTCTTGGTATTATGGCTTCAAGCAGAGGCCTTGTTGCTGGAAGGTTATTTCTACAA GAACCAGGTAAGGAAGCTGTAGATTGTTCGGCCTGTGGTTCTTCAGGTTTTGCTATAACTGGAGACTTGAATTTGCTAGACAATACCATCATGAGAACTGATGCTCGTTATATCATTATTGTGGAAAAG CATGCGATCTTTCATCGGCTCGTGGAAGATCGTGTGTTCAATCACATTCCTTGCGTGTTCATCACAGCGAAAGGGTATCCGGATATTGCCACAAG GTTTTTCCTCCACCGGATGAGCACAACTTTTCCTGATCTGCCAATTCTTGTTCTAGTTGATTGGTAA
- a CDS encoding Copper transport protein family (Copper transport protein family; BEST Arabidopsis thaliana protein match is: Heavy metal transport/detoxification superfamily protein (TAIR:AT1G63950.1); Has 107 Blast hits to 107 proteins in 12 species: Archae - 0; Bacteria - 0; Metazoa - 0; Fungi - 0; Plants - 107; Viruses - 0; Other Eukaryotes - 0 (source: NCBI BLink).), whose product MDSKEGKLTVIGEFDEMQILKKLKKRWESAKMATFGPFDPKKEAETAAAAEKKKKEENEREREREREEALYRSQSHHDTPVCPMHHHTTIVCDHDHGCIIS is encoded by the coding sequence ATGGATTCAAAAGAAGGGAAGTTAACGGTGATTGGTGAGTTTGACGAAATGCAGATTctcaaaaaactcaaaaagagaTGGGAGAGTGCGAAAATGGCTACATTTGGCCCGTTCGATCCGAAGAAGGAAGCGGAAACCGCTGCAGCTgcggaaaagaagaagaaagaagaaaatgaacgTGAACGTGAACGTGAACGTGAAGAAGCTCTTTACCGGTCTCAGTCTCACCATGACACTCCGGTTTGTCCAATGCATCATCACACTACTATTGTGTGCGATCATGATCACGGCTGTATAATCTCTTAA
- the WRKY56 gene encoding WRKY DNA-binding protein 56 (WRKY DNA-binding protein 56 (WRKY56); CONTAINS InterPro DOMAIN/s: DNA-binding WRKY (InterPro:IPR003657); BEST Arabidopsis thaliana protein match is: WRKY DNA-binding protein 24 (TAIR:AT5G41570.1); Has 3510 Blast hits to 3053 proteins in 190 species: Archae - 0; Bacteria - 0; Metazoa - 0; Fungi - 0; Plants - 3491; Viruses - 0; Other Eukaryotes - 19 (source: NCBI BLink).) — MEGVDNTNPMLTLEEGENNNPFSSLDDKTLMMMAPSLIFSGDVGPSSSSCTPAGYHLSAQLENFRGGGGEMGGLVSNNSNNSDHNKNCNKGKGKRTLAMQRIAFHTRSDDDVLDDGYRWRKYGQKSVKNNAHPRSYYRCTYHTCNVKKQVQRLAKDPNVVVTTYEGVHNHPCEKLMETLSPLLRQLQFLSRVSDL; from the exons ATGGAAGGGGTTGACAACACAAATCCTATGTTAACCCTAGAAGAAGGCGAAAACAACAATCCTTTTTCTTCCTTAGATGACAAAACATTAATGATGATGGCTCCTTCGTTAATCTTTTCGGGCGATGTAggtccatcttcttcttcttgtactCCAGCAGGTTATCATCTATCTGCTCAGCTGGAGAACTTTcgaggaggtggaggagagATGGGAGGATTAGTGAGTAATAATAGCAATAATAGTGATCATAATAAGAATTGCAACAAAGGAAAAGGGAAGAGAACTTTGGCAATGCAGAGGATAGCTTTTCATACAAggagtgatgatgatgttcttgATGATGGTTATCGTTGGCGAAAGTACGGTCAGAAATCTGTCAAGAACAATGCTCATCCCAG GAGCTATTATAGATGTACATACCACACATGCAACGTGAAGAAACAAGTGCAAAGACTGGCAAAAGATCCAAACGTTGTCGTAACAACCTACGAAGGTGTTCATAATCATCCTTGTGAGAAGCTCATGGAGACTCTTAGCCCTCTCCTTAGGCAACTTCAGTTCCTCTCAAGAGTTTCTGATCTGTAA
- a CDS encoding Serine protease inhibitor (SERPIN) family protein, with product MYFKGAWEEKFHKSMTKDRDFHLINGTSVSVSLMSSYKDQYIEAYDGFKVLKLPFRQGNDTSRNFSMHFYLPDEKDGLDNLVEKMASSVGFLDSHIPSQKVKVGEFGIPKFKIEFGFSASRAFNRLGLDEMALYQKACVEIDEEGAEAIAATAVVGGFGCAFVKRIDFVADHPFLFMIREDKTGTVLFVGQIFDPSYSS from the coding sequence ATGTACTTCAAGGGAGCTTGGGAAGAAAAATTCCACAAATCAATGACGAAAGACCGAGACTTTCACCTTATCAATGGGACATCAGTTTCTGTGTCTCTCATGAGCAGCTATAAGGACCAATACATAGAGGCTTATGATGGTTTCAAGGTCCTAAAGCTCCCATTTCGACAAGGTAATGATACCAGTCGAAACTTCTCTATGCATTTCTATCTCCCTGATGAGAAAGATGGTTTGGATAATCTTGTGGAGAAAATGGCATCAAGTGTTGGTTTCTTGGATAGTCATATTCCGAGTCAAAAAGTTAAAGTTGGTGAATTCGGAATCCCAAAGTTTAAGATCGAATTCGGATTCTCGGCTTCAAGGGCTTTCAATAGATTGGGATTGGATGAAATGGCTTTGTACCAAAAAGCTTGTGttgagattgatgaagaaggtgcTGAAGCTATTGCCGCAACTGCTGTTGTTGGAGGCTTTGGATGTGCTTTTGTTAAGAGGATAGATTTTGTTGCTGATCATCCATTTCTTTTCATGATTAGAGAAGACAAAACCGGAACAGTTTTGTTCGTTGGTCAGATCTTTGAtccttcttattcttcttag